Proteins co-encoded in one Pogoniulus pusillus isolate bPogPus1 chromosome 15, bPogPus1.pri, whole genome shotgun sequence genomic window:
- the GABARAPL1 gene encoding gamma-aminobutyric acid receptor-associated protein-like 1, translating into MKFQYKEDHPFEYRKKEGEKIRKKYPDRVPVIVEKAPKARVPDLDKRKYLVPSDLTVGQFYFLIRKRIHLRPEDALFFFVNNTIPPTSATMGQLYEDNHEEDYFLYVAYSDESVYGK; encoded by the exons ATGAAGTTCCAGTACAAGGAAGACCACCCGTTCGAgtacaggaaaaaagaaggggagaagatCAGGAAGAAGTACCCCGACAGAGTGCCG GTAATTGTGGAAAAAGCACCAAAAGCCAGAGTACCTGACCTAGACAAAAGGAAGTATCTTGTGCCTTCTGACCTCACAG TTGGCCAATTCTACTTCCTAATCCGAAAACGGATCCACTTGAGGCCAGAAGATGCCCTCTTCTTCTTTGTCAATAACACCATCCCTCCCACCAGTGCCACTATGGGCCAGCTGTATGAG GACAACCATGAGGAGGACTATTTTCTCTACGTGGCCTACAGCGATGAGAGCGTCTATGGCAAGTGA